One window of the Perca fluviatilis chromosome 5, GENO_Pfluv_1.0, whole genome shotgun sequence genome contains the following:
- the LOC120558739 gene encoding uncharacterized protein LOC120558739: MESFRAALKQFASHVSKAACIYGTAIGLFSYHVLLNKDMACTCKEQLGACWLYMTSPACLLFVLILWIDKPFQRSIKYKLYNCDRKFIRVLSIRILKAAMVSTLWCIAVLIDGDWFVCCYNDHTEQQAQLACKDKTAKTAEDQALIAELKNKSREIGLPLLCITLVASCMSAVPLDLCTANADKLKDIILEECENLATKKLRENANVKLTEKLNACFTGNDWVKCFDFDEITKEIISAPNNTPADASTPEPAEPSSPGQSTESTPSIPMKQINQADS; the protein is encoded by the exons ATGGAGAGCTTTCGAGCAGCCCTGAAGCAATTTGCTAGCCATGTCTCTAAAGCAGCCTGTATCTATGGCACAGCCATTGGGCTTTTCTCCTACCATGTCCTGCTTAACAAGGACATGGCTTGCACTTGCAAAGAACAACTGGGAGCCTGCTGGTTATACATGACTTCACCAGCATGTTTACTATTTGTCTTAATACTCTGGATTGACAAACCCTTTCAGAGATCCATCAAGTACAAGCTGTATAATTGTGACCGTAAATTTATAAGGGTATTATCGATTCGAATTCTCAAGGCAGCTATGGTCAGTACGTTGTGGTGTATAGCCGTTCTCATCGATGGAGACTGGTTTGTTTGCTGTTACAATGATCACACCGAACAACAAGCACAGTTGGCCTGCAAAGACAAGACTGCAAAGACAGCTGAGGATCAAGCACTCATCGCTGAGCTGAAGAACAAGTCAAGG GAAATCGGCTTGCCTCTTCTCTGTATCACCTTGGTGGCTTCCTGCATGTCAGCAGTACCGTTGGACCTCTGCACTGCCAACGCTGACAAGCTTAAGGATATTATTTTGGAAGAATGTGAAAACCTAGCGACGAAGAAGCTGAGAGAAAATGCAAATGTTAAGCTGACTGAAAAACTCAACGCCTGTTTTACTGGTAATGACTGGGtaaaatgttttgattttgACGAGATTACTAAAGAGATAATATCCGCCCCGAATAACACACCAGCAGATGCCTCTACTCCAGAACCAGCCGAACCTTCATCTCCAGGACAATCAACCGAATCCACACCTTCAATCCCTATGAAGCAAATTAATCAGGCCGATAGTTAA